A stretch of DNA from Kangiella sediminilitoris:
ACCACAGATATAACTTAACCTGTGTGCCATTCACCACCATAGTCGATAAGGCATCGACTATGGTCGAACGTGGGTCCGTTTTATAATCAACCGATACTAAAGGTCGTTCTTCATAACCCAGAATATCTTTGAGCTCGCCTTCGGCGGCCGCTTTGAACAGTGCATTGACCTCTTCTTCGGTGGTTTCTTCTTCGACTTCAAACACACAGTCAGTAATAGAAGCATTAGCCAAAGGAACGCGAACCGCGTGGCCATTAAGCTTACCTTTTAGCTCTGGGAAGATATGAGTAATTGCTGTCGCCGAACCGGTAGTGGTCGGTATCAGATTCATGCCACAGGCACGGGCACGGCGAAGATCTTTATGCGCACCATCCAAAATGGTCTGTGTGTTGGTAATGTCATGGATCGTGGTCATACTGCCATGCTTAATACCGAGGTTTTCATGTATTACTTTAACCGCAGGTGCTAAGCAGTTGGTCGTGCAGGAAGCGGCGGTGACTATTGGGTATCGCTCTTTGTCGTATAAATCATGGTTTACCCCCATGACAACGTTCAAAACGCCCTCTTCTTTTACCGGAGCAGTAACCACGACACGTTTTACACCCTGACTTAAATACTCATTCAGTTCTTCCTGAGTTTTAAATTTACCGGATGCTTCAATCACCAGGTCGCAACCCGACCAATCGGTATCAGCTATTGTTCGGTTCTGGCTGAATGAAATAGTGGCATCATCAATAATAATCTGGCCATTCGTTTCCTCTGCTTCATAACCCCAACGGCCATGAACAGAATCGAAGTTAAGTAGATGAGCAAAGGTTTTAGCGTCGCCGGCTGGGTCATTAATCTGAACAACTTCCATACCGGGCGCGCCCCAAAGCGCTCGCATGGTTAATCTTCCCATGCGCCCGAAACCATTAATACCAACTTTAATAGACATCAGCGTCTCCTGAAAACTAATTACAACAATTTGGACGATCGTCCATATTAGAAAGATTATCGAGATAAGGCTGTATAAAGGATATCTGGGCGTCTAACGTGGTAAACAGCACAGATAAAGCCCACTCTGGCAAATCCTCACTCAACCGATAATACACCCACTGGCTTTGTCTGCGTGTAGCCAATATACCCTGATTCTTCAACTGAGCTAAATGACGCGATACCTTTGGCTGTGACTCATCAATTGCTTCAGTTAACTCACAGACGCAAAGCTCCTCTTCTTTAACAATGAGAAGAAGTGTCTTAAGCCGAGTCTCATCGGATAAGGATTTAAAGAATTGAGTAGGATTAATCATGAAATATTACAAACCTGCATCTCAACATATGAATATACGCATAACCATATATAAAGAGCTTTACTTAGTAAAGTTAAACTTAAGTGGAATAGTTGATGACGCTGTCAAAACTAGAAGTAAAGAGGGAAGGAAGAAATAGAAAAGAGTGCTGCAAGCTTTTGCAGCACTCTACGATAGCAACCGATTAGAAATCAATGGAAGATGTAAATGGTTTTACACCAATTGACTCATAGATTTCATCTGGTTTGTATAGACGCTGTCCCTTAATCACTAATGCAATCTGACGTAGATCGCTCATGTCTTCCAAAGGATTGCCATCCACAAAGACCAGATCAGCCTGCTTTCCTTCAGTTATCGAGCCAACGTTTTCTTCATTA
This window harbors:
- a CDS encoding ArsJ-associated glyceraldehyde-3-phosphate dehydrogenase, whose translation is MSIKVGINGFGRMGRLTMRALWGAPGMEVVQINDPAGDAKTFAHLLNFDSVHGRWGYEAEETNGQIIIDDATISFSQNRTIADTDWSGCDLVIEASGKFKTQEELNEYLSQGVKRVVVTAPVKEEGVLNVVMGVNHDLYDKERYPIVTAASCTTNCLAPAVKVIHENLGIKHGSMTTIHDITNTQTILDGAHKDLRRARACGMNLIPTTTGSATAITHIFPELKGKLNGHAVRVPLANASITDCVFEVEEETTEEEVNALFKAAAEGELKDILGYEERPLVSVDYKTDPRSTIVDALSTMVVNGTQVKLYLWYDNEWGYANRTAELVKLVVEKGVD
- a CDS encoding metalloregulator ArsR/SmtB family transcription factor — encoded protein: MINPTQFFKSLSDETRLKTLLLIVKEEELCVCELTEAIDESQPKVSRHLAQLKNQGILATRRQSQWVYYRLSEDLPEWALSVLFTTLDAQISFIQPYLDNLSNMDDRPNCCN